The following coding sequences lie in one Oncorhynchus nerka isolate Pitt River linkage group LG14, Oner_Uvic_2.0, whole genome shotgun sequence genomic window:
- the LOC135575050 gene encoding uncharacterized protein LOC135575050, whose amino-acid sequence MEEKTTERKEIERKAEDMKKLMEELEGLKEKMKEKPECMMSMIMASFLSAALLLLVPGILTEKSSIELVVVNSISNTPNKTYSTNVAFRGVLIGAMRRLQETNAGFNFTYTEDRNYGPFLVSVNGVAGNNTENTFWELLVQTGGNGTIIRPDVGIGCYIPEPNDRIILKFTEFVSGSHSVSGNSSNPGNLTAGNTSRLDSIELVVVNNISNTTNKTYSTDIAFRGVLIGAMRRLQTNSGFNFTYTEYPDYGPFLVSVNGVAGNTTEKTFWELLVQTGGNGTIIRPDVGIGCYIPKQNDRIILNFTMFTTNSMQVAVVQILLEKIEKEGEKIEIKEGVLEKGVEFAKDEMKKRKEEVKRKEKEVARQRDGWRKTNRG is encoded by the exons AACCTGAATGCATGATGAGTATGATCATGGCATCTTTTCTCTCCGCAGCTCTGCTGTTGCTGGTTCCTGGAATCCTGACTGAAA AGTCTTCCATTGAGTTGGTGGTAGTCAACAGCATCTCAAACACACCCAATAAGACCTACAGTACTAATGTCGCATTCAGAGGGGTCCTTATCGGTGCCATGAGAAGACTGCAGGAGACCAATGCAGGATTCAA TTTCACCTACACAGAGGACCGCAACTATGGccccttcctggtgagtgtgaaTGGTGTAGCCGGGAACAATACTGAAAACACTTTCTGGGAGCTCCTTGTTCAGACTGGGGGGAATGGGACCATAATCAGACCTGATGTGG GTATTGGCTGTTACATCCCTGAACCAAATGACCGCATCATCCTAAAATTTACTGAGTTCGTCTCGGGCTCGCACTCCGTGAGTGGCAACAGTTCGAATCCTGGGAACCTCACAGCAGGAA ACACTTCCAGACTAGATTCCATTGAGCTTGTGGTAGTCAACAACATCTCAAACACCACCAAcaagacctacagtactgacattgCATTCAGAGGGGTCCTTATCGGTGCCATGAGGAGACTGCAGACCAATTCAGGATTCAA TTTCACCTATACAGAGTACCCCGACTATGGccccttcctggtgagtgtgaaTGGTGTGGCTGGGAACACTACTGAGAAGACTTTCTGGGAGCTCCTTGTTCAGACTGGGGGGAATGGGACCATAATCAGACCGGATGTGG GTATTGGCTGTTACATCCCAAAACAAAATGACCGCATCATCCTGAATTTTACAATGTTCACCACAAACTCCATGCAAGTGGCAGTTGTACAAATCCtg CTGGAGAAGatcgagaaggagggagagaagatagAAATAAAGGAGGGGGTGTTGGAGAAGGGAGTGGAGTTCGCAAAGGATGAAatgaagaagaggaaggaggaggtaaagaggaaagagaaggaggtGGCAAGGCAGAGAGACGGGTGGAGAAAGACAAACCGAGGGTGA